A stretch of Mucilaginibacter terrae DNA encodes these proteins:
- a CDS encoding DUF2752 domain-containing protein, with product MLSIVFCSHLINFKWLQNFLIPCLFKNFTGFDCPFCGLQRSVVALLEGDLVASFKYQPATILLLLALLLSASGQRLQFNNKRLVKRVVYSLTTVCFLAFYLYKIIPALN from the coding sequence ATGCTTAGCATAGTATTTTGCAGCCATTTAATTAATTTTAAGTGGCTGCAAAATTTTTTAATACCCTGCCTGTTTAAAAATTTTACCGGGTTTGATTGCCCTTTTTGCGGATTGCAACGCTCAGTAGTTGCGCTACTGGAGGGAGACCTGGTTGCAAGTTTTAAATATCAACCCGCCACCATTCTGCTGCTATTGGCTTTACTGTTAAGCGCTTCGGGTCAGCGGTTACAATTTAATAATAAGCGTTTGGTTAAACGTGTGGTATACTCGTTAACCACCGTATGCTTTTTAGCTTTTTACCTTTATAAAATTATTCCGGCACTAAACTAA
- a CDS encoding RDD family protein — translation MKMIKIKTAQNIDVDYELAGLGDRTLARAVDYAIFLIAYIGCAMVIAMLSFQAIESKTYAGSNTYLIPIIVWLALCVLYDLVCEVFLNGQSIGKRSAKIRVVSMNGARPTIGQYLLRWIFRIIDFGITFGSCAIVSVAVSKNRQRVGDMVAGTAVVKLPTELKFNNLVFAPITEEYETQYPAASQLTDDDVVLIYDVIKNFNRTRNSELVYRLAVKIKKHLNIITPDTINEYQFLEIMVQDYKHLTSGGQSILV, via the coding sequence ATGAAAATGATAAAAATAAAAACAGCGCAAAACATTGATGTTGATTATGAATTAGCCGGCCTGGGCGACCGCACTTTAGCCCGGGCTGTTGACTATGCCATATTTTTAATAGCCTACATTGGCTGTGCCATGGTTATAGCCATGTTATCATTTCAGGCCATAGAAAGTAAAACATATGCTGGCAGCAATACTTATTTAATACCCATTATAGTTTGGCTGGCACTGTGTGTACTTTATGATTTGGTTTGCGAGGTGTTTTTAAACGGCCAAAGTATTGGCAAGCGTAGTGCCAAAATACGCGTGGTAAGTATGAATGGTGCAAGGCCAACCATTGGGCAGTATTTATTGAGATGGATTTTCAGGATAATTGATTTTGGTATAACCTTTGGCTCGTGTGCCATAGTATCGGTAGCGGTGTCAAAAAACAGGCAGCGTGTTGGCGATATGGTTGCCGGTACAGCTGTGGTAAAGCTGCCAACCGAACTAAAATTTAACAACCTGGTATTTGCCCCAATTACCGAAGAATATGAAACCCAGTATCCCGCAGCTTCGCAGTTAACCGATGATGATGTGGTGTTGATTTATGATGTAATAAAAAACTTTAACCGTACCCGTAACAGCGAATTAGTATACAGGCTGGCTGTAAAAATCAAGAAACATTTGAACATAATCACTCCTGATACCATTAACGAATACCAGTTTTTAGAAATTATGGTGCAGGATTATAAACACCTTACCTCGGGCGGACAAAGCATCTTAGTTTAG